Proteins from one Triticum aestivum cultivar Chinese Spring chromosome 7A, IWGSC CS RefSeq v2.1, whole genome shotgun sequence genomic window:
- the LOC123151226 gene encoding uncharacterized protein: MRVDDLIAHLDVEEKARAKDTPSMANDGTSNTNFVQKSGAKYKGKQHNPKAKNTTNFKKKKEGIICYVCGEPGHKANKCHNRKGKKGGQQNGQNTVNVVVSEPSTAGLQAVPPS; this comes from the coding sequence ATGAGGGTTGATGACCTGATTGCTCACCTTGATGTGGAAGAGAAGGCACGTGCTAAAGACACACCTTCCATGGCAAATGACGGCACCTCAAACACCAACTTTGTGCAGAAATCTGGTGCTAAGTACAAGGGCAAACAACATAATCCAAAGGCCAAGAATACAACCAACtttaagaagaagaaggaaggcatAATCTGCTATGTGTGTGGTGAGCCTGGCCACAAGGCCAATAAATGCCACAACAGGAAGGGCAAGAAGGGTGGGCAGCAGAACGGACAGAACACTGTCAACGTGGTTGTTAGCGAGCCTAGTACTGCGGG